Proteins found in one Mycobacteriales bacterium genomic segment:
- a CDS encoding EamA family transporter, translating into MRSRTVAALAVVYVVWGSTYVAMRVGVRELPPLLLSGVRFLLAGLLVWAWCRYGRPAAYRRPTGRQWRWALLLGLLMPAAGTGGATWAEQRLPAGTAALLLATIPVWTMVFARLVDHERIGLPTAAGLMLGLVGVGVLVDPAGGGLLSAAVALGGAACWGLGSVLAGHADAPPQPLLGSGLELVCAGGVLLGLGAVGGEAGRVPAGALTGESALALAYLVLFGSLLAYPCYEWLLRHAPGRLVATYAFVNPVVAVLLGWALLGEGISVRTVLATAVIVAGVALIIGVGRAVSRSDR; encoded by the coding sequence GTGCGCTCGAGGACCGTGGCGGCGCTGGCCGTCGTGTACGTCGTCTGGGGCTCCACGTACGTGGCCATGCGGGTCGGCGTCCGGGAGCTCCCTCCGCTGCTGCTGTCCGGCGTCCGCTTCCTGCTCGCCGGCCTGCTCGTCTGGGCCTGGTGCCGGTACGGCCGGCCCGCCGCGTACCGCCGGCCGACGGGCCGGCAGTGGCGGTGGGCCCTGCTCCTCGGCCTGCTCATGCCGGCCGCGGGGACGGGCGGCGCGACCTGGGCCGAGCAGCGGCTGCCGGCCGGGACCGCGGCGCTGCTGCTGGCGACGATCCCGGTCTGGACGATGGTCTTCGCCCGGCTGGTGGACCACGAGCGGATCGGCCTGCCGACCGCGGCCGGGCTGATGCTGGGGCTGGTCGGCGTCGGGGTGCTGGTGGATCCGGCGGGGGGAGGCCTGCTCTCGGCCGCCGTCGCGCTCGGCGGGGCGGCCTGCTGGGGGCTCGGCTCGGTGCTGGCCGGGCACGCCGACGCCCCGCCGCAGCCGCTGCTCGGCAGCGGGCTGGAGCTGGTCTGCGCCGGCGGGGTGCTGCTCGGCCTCGGGGCCGTCGGCGGCGAGGCCGGCCGGGTGCCGGCCGGCGCGCTGACCGGGGAGTCGGCGCTGGCCCTGGCGTACCTGGTGCTGTTCGGCAGCCTGCTCGCGTACCCCTGCTACGAGTGGCTGCTGCGGCACGCGCCCGGCCGCCTCGTCGCCACGTACGCGTTCGTGAACCCGGTGGTGGCGGTCCTGCTCGGCTGGGCGCTGCTCGGCGAGGGCATCTCGGTCCGGACGGTCCTGGCCACCGCGGTCATCGTCGCCGGGGTGGCGCTGATCATCGGGGTCGGCCGAGCGGTCAGCCGAAGCGACCGGTGA
- the pstB gene encoding phosphate ABC transporter ATP-binding protein PstB → MAKSIDVSGVDIYYGSFKAVEDVSMSIEPRSVTAFIGPSGCGKSTVLRTLNRMHEVIPGARVEGKVLLDGEDIYGSQVDPVNVRRTIGMVFQKPNPFPTMSIYDNVIAGLKLAGRVSRSRTDEVVERSLKGANLWGEVKDRLTKPGASLSGGQQQRLCIARAIAVEPQVLLMDEPCSALDPISTLAIEDLISDLKDRYTIVIVTHNMQQAARVSDRTGFFNLNGVGQPGRLIEMDDTQKIFSNPSNKRTEDYITGRFG, encoded by the coding sequence GTGGCGAAGAGCATCGACGTCTCCGGCGTCGACATCTACTACGGCAGCTTCAAGGCCGTCGAGGACGTGTCGATGTCGATCGAGCCGCGCAGCGTGACGGCCTTCATCGGGCCCTCCGGCTGCGGCAAGTCGACCGTGCTGCGCACCCTCAACCGGATGCACGAGGTCATCCCCGGCGCCCGGGTCGAGGGCAAGGTGCTGCTCGACGGCGAGGACATCTACGGCTCCCAGGTCGACCCGGTGAACGTCCGGCGCACGATCGGGATGGTCTTCCAGAAGCCCAACCCGTTCCCGACGATGTCGATCTACGACAACGTCATCGCCGGGCTCAAGCTCGCCGGCCGGGTCAGCAGGTCCCGGACCGACGAGGTCGTGGAGCGCTCGCTGAAGGGCGCGAACCTCTGGGGCGAGGTCAAGGACCGGCTGACCAAGCCGGGCGCCAGCCTGTCCGGCGGCCAGCAGCAGCGGCTGTGCATCGCCCGGGCGATCGCGGTCGAGCCGCAGGTGCTGCTCATGGACGAGCCCTGCTCGGCCCTGGACCCCATCTCCACGCTGGCGATCGAGGACCTGATCAGCGACCTCAAGGACCGCTACACGATCGTCATCGTGACCCACAACATGCAGCAGGCGGCGCGGGTCTCCGACCGCACCGGCTTCTTCAACCTCAACGGGGTCGGTCAGCCGGGCCGCCTCATCGAGATGGACGACACCCAGAAGATCTTCTCCAACCCCTCCAACAAGCGCACCGAGGACTACATCACCGGTCGCTTCGGCTGA
- the pstA gene encoding phosphate ABC transporter permease PstA has protein sequence MAVSTEPRTGTPALGPSLRGRRLPRFALAGFAVGSILITLLLWATTGFAGRAGFAVFAVVLFGVLQTGVSFAVEGRRQAVDRLFTTLVTVAFLLAATPLVLIIWYTVQEGAGALSGTFLTHSMFRINPENPGGGIYHAIVGTLIQSLLATVIAAPLGVLAAVYLVEYGGRRRFARAVSFFVDVMTGVPSIVAGLFIYAFWILALGFQKSGFAGSLALLILMLPVIIRSSEEMLKLVPNELREAAYALGVPKWRTILRVVLPTALGGIVTGIMLGVARIMGETAPLLLLVGINQRIEFNPFAGTVEQVPQESLPTFIFEQFQLAVGNTDSEPFKRAWGAALVLIIIIGLLSAVARVVARFARVRG, from the coding sequence ATGGCTGTCTCGACCGAGCCCCGGACCGGTACGCCGGCCCTCGGGCCGTCGCTGCGCGGCCGCCGGCTGCCCCGGTTCGCGCTGGCCGGTTTCGCGGTCGGCTCGATCCTCATCACGCTGCTGCTGTGGGCCACGACCGGCTTCGCCGGCCGGGCCGGCTTCGCGGTGTTCGCGGTCGTCCTGTTCGGCGTACTGCAGACCGGGGTGAGCTTCGCCGTCGAGGGTCGCCGGCAGGCCGTGGACCGGCTGTTCACGACGCTCGTGACCGTCGCGTTCCTGCTCGCCGCGACGCCGCTGGTGCTGATCATCTGGTACACGGTCCAGGAGGGGGCGGGCGCACTGTCCGGCACGTTCCTGACCCACTCGATGTTCCGGATCAACCCGGAGAACCCCGGCGGCGGCATCTACCACGCCATCGTCGGCACCCTGATCCAGTCGCTGCTGGCGACGGTCATCGCCGCCCCGCTGGGTGTGCTCGCCGCCGTCTACCTGGTCGAGTACGGCGGCCGCCGCCGGTTCGCCCGCGCCGTCAGCTTCTTCGTCGACGTGATGACCGGCGTGCCCTCGATCGTGGCCGGCCTGTTCATCTACGCCTTCTGGATCCTCGCCCTCGGCTTCCAGAAGTCCGGCTTCGCCGGCTCGCTGGCGCTGCTCATCCTCATGCTCCCGGTGATCATCCGGTCCAGCGAGGAGATGCTGAAGCTCGTCCCTAACGAGCTCCGCGAGGCCGCGTACGCGCTGGGCGTGCCGAAGTGGCGCACGATCCTGCGGGTGGTGCTTCCCACCGCGCTCGGCGGCATCGTCACCGGCATCATGCTGGGTGTGGCCCGCATCATGGGCGAGACCGCCCCGCTGCTGCTGCTGGTCGGGATCAACCAGCGGATCGAGTTCAACCCGTTCGCCGGCACCGTCGAGCAGGTGCCGCAGGAGTCCCTGCCCACGTTCATCTTCGAGCAGTTCCAGCTGGCGGTCGGCAACACCGACTCCGAGCCGTTCAAGCGGGCCTGGGGCGCCGCCCTCGTCCTCATCATCATCATCGGCCTGCTGAGCGCGGTCGCCCGAGTCGTCGCCCGGTTCGCCCGGGTGCGCGGATAG
- the pstC gene encoding phosphate ABC transporter permease subunit PstC: protein MSEQPTLGAAGAPSVGGPPVASDISGASVRRGDKVFRGLSTASGAAVLVIMAAIALFLIVRSIPALRDNTANFFTFSQWLPDESPIRFGIAALLFHTLLTGLLAMIIAVPVALGVALFITYYAPRRAASGLGYLIDLLAAVPSIVYGLWGFAFLAPHLGGLTLWLDKWLGWIPIFDYQAQNRPNNLTDFTAGIILAIMILPIISSISREVFRQVPREQVEAALALGATRWEMIRTAVLPFGKAGVVSASILGLGRALGETLAVTIVLSNVYAISWHITQTGGVTFASNIALKYGEAGDTGTGALIASGLCLFVITLAVNFSAQLLIGRQARKGA from the coding sequence ATGAGTGAACAGCCGACGCTCGGCGCGGCCGGCGCCCCGTCCGTCGGGGGACCGCCGGTCGCCTCGGACATCAGCGGCGCGTCCGTACGGCGCGGGGACAAGGTCTTCCGCGGGCTGAGCACGGCCTCCGGTGCCGCCGTCCTGGTGATCATGGCGGCGATCGCGCTGTTCCTGATCGTCCGGTCGATCCCCGCACTGCGCGACAACACCGCGAACTTCTTCACGTTCTCCCAGTGGCTGCCGGACGAGTCGCCGATCCGGTTCGGCATCGCCGCGCTGCTGTTCCACACGCTGCTGACCGGCCTCCTCGCGATGATCATCGCGGTGCCGGTGGCGCTGGGCGTGGCCCTGTTCATCACGTACTACGCGCCCCGGCGGGCGGCCTCGGGCCTCGGCTACCTGATCGACCTGCTGGCCGCCGTCCCCTCGATCGTCTACGGCCTGTGGGGCTTCGCGTTCCTGGCCCCGCACCTCGGCGGCCTCACGCTCTGGCTGGACAAGTGGCTCGGCTGGATCCCGATCTTCGACTACCAGGCCCAGAACCGGCCCAACAACCTCACCGACTTCACCGCCGGGATCATCCTGGCGATCATGATCCTGCCGATCATCTCCTCGATCTCGCGGGAGGTGTTCCGGCAGGTGCCGCGGGAGCAGGTGGAGGCGGCGCTGGCGCTGGGCGCCACCCGCTGGGAGATGATCCGCACCGCGGTGCTGCCCTTCGGCAAGGCCGGCGTCGTCTCGGCCTCGATCCTCGGCCTCGGCCGGGCGCTCGGCGAGACGCTCGCGGTCACCATCGTCCTGTCGAACGTGTACGCGATCAGCTGGCACATCACCCAGACCGGCGGCGTCACGTTCGCCTCCAACATCGCCCTGAAGTACGGCGAGGCCGGCGACACCGGCACCGGCGCGCTCATCGCCTCGGGCCTGTGCCTGTTCGTCATCACGCTCGCGGTGAACTTCTCCGCCCAGCTGCTCATCGGCCGCCAGGCCCGGAAGGGAGCCTGA